A single genomic interval of Bacillus smithii harbors:
- a CDS encoding DUF1540 domain-containing protein produces MAQDVLCEVHNCKYWSNGNKCSADTIYVVSHKGKQASSTEETDCKTFRPEA; encoded by the coding sequence ATGGCTCAAGATGTTCTTTGTGAAGTTCATAATTGTAAATATTGGAGCAATGGAAACAAATGCAGTGCAGATACTATTTATGTGGTCAGTCACAAAGGAAAACAGGCATCGAGTACTGAAGAAACAGATTGTAAAACATTTAGACCAGAAGCTTAA